The following proteins are encoded in a genomic region of Glycine max cultivar Williams 82 chromosome 18, Glycine_max_v4.0, whole genome shotgun sequence:
- the LOC102663483 gene encoding dof zinc finger protein DOF5.7 produces MVPPPENMAAPKDQDATQGRKITTTTTRPAPEQGVKCPRCDSSNTKFCYYNNYSLTQPRHFCKTCRRYWTNGGALRSVPIGGGCRKNKRAVVKPSSSSSSSSPRLSTTEFSLRGLNVPPSVEFNLGALPFPSRLNTNHHIPTIINTGLFNNNQLSPFLDVKSALFQLDAPPAALSNSLMGIAPPSAQNNNFWALGRSQSSTLSDPLNSTMQSMQQSLNVHSSLASSIESLSCVNRDLHLKMQQQRYATMMSGGDTHHKGDENSGVSFPQTVNGFENQKLVMNPVMFQKPVESLPAGSAVTEGPSGASVTTVAPPTEWFFGNSSFPSTGNGGGNGNNNINININDANNNWSDALAWGNFQQQQQQYSALP; encoded by the coding sequence ATGGTGCCGCCACCAGAGAACATGGCAGCACCAAAAGACCAAGATGCCACACAAGGCCGAAAAATCACCACCACAACAACAAGGCCAGCGCCGGAACAAGGCGTAAAGTGCCCGCGATGCGACTCATCCAACACAAAGTTCTGCTACTACAACAACTACAGCCTCACCCAGCCCAGGCACTTCTGCAAGACCTGCAGAAGGTACTGGACCAACGGCGGAGCCTTGCGCAGCGTCCCGATAGGCGGCGGCTGCAGGAAGAACAAAAGGGCCGTCGTCAAGCCCTCTTCCTCTTCGTCATCTTCATCACCAAGACTCTCAACCACCGAATTCAGCCTTCGCGGCCTCAACGTTCCGCCCTCGGTTGAATTCAACCTCGGCGCGTTGCCCTTCCCCTCGAGGCTCAACACAAACCACCACATTCCAACAATCATAAACACAGGGTTGTTCAACAACAACCAGTTGTCGCCTTTCCTGGACGTTAAATCAGCTTTGTTTCAACTTGACGCTCCTCCAGCTGCTCTGTCAAACTCCTTGATGGGCATTGCCCCGCCCAGCGCCCAGAACAACAACTTCTGGGCGCTGGGTCGGTCTCAAAGCTCGACACTGTCTGATCCATTAAACAGTACAATGCAGTCCATGCAGCAATCTCTGAATGTTCATAGCAGCCTTGCTTCTTCAATTGAGTCACTGAGCTGCGTCAACCGGGACTTGCACCTGAAGATGCAGCAGCAGCGTTACGCGACAATGATGTCCGGTGGGGACACCCACCACAAGGGTGATGAAAACAGTGGCGTTTCGTTTCCTCAAACGGTTAATGGGTTCGAGAATCAAAAACTGGTGATGAACCCCGTTATGTTTCAGAAGCCAGTAGAGAGCTTGCCAGCCGGCAGTGCCGTAacagaaggcccaagtggggcTTCAGTTACAACAGTGGCACCACCCACCGAATGGTTCTTTGGGAATTCTTCTTTTCCCTCAACAGGTAATGGTGGTGGCAATGGCAACAACAACattaacattaatattaatGATGCAAACAACAATTGGAGTGATGCCCTTGCTTGGGGGAATtttcagcagcagcaacaacaatacAGTGCTTTGCCCTAG